In Vibrio hippocampi, a single genomic region encodes these proteins:
- a CDS encoding DNA internalization-related competence protein ComEC/Rec2 gives MAVTVFAVNGEKLPFWSRPTLILYTPQPVEFGAKVIAPVTLKKVFGRLNQAGFDKEKYYFSNRWVAQANIASNAHFMVITTGNWRAWLYQRLGTQFDTSDYRRFYNALIFGDRNGLSFEDWRELKQTGLSHLLAISGLHVGIIFAIVWGLYRALFALVCRYYFGRYRLKVEKYGPLANLGCSLLVTLGYCALAQFAIPTVRAFIMLAMLSLLQWHVVRVSALCLLAWCAALLVTMLPFSAASTSFWLSLFAVASLMFIARLGQARLTWLAVVKTHLFLSVAFVPMNLLLFQGIAPLMFIYNLIFVPWFSFCLMPAMVLAVLYSVVFEQASWVWELVDRLFIPIDYALSHTEGGWLSLPPYWAWMALVGLLALTLHKWLQFQYVLVLLLVFYLSRETAHQAKSTTVNFMDVGHGLAVVLQQGNRAVLYDTGAKFQQRSIANDVLTPSLRKMGVDYLDGVIISHSDNDHAGGVQDIVDTWAPSWVMRPDPKPTELPCKKGRQWHWRQFEFSVFWPPETVTRAYNPHSCVVLVTYRENDASNPVTFLLTGDIEKIAEILVFRETAKTPINVLSVPHHGSRTSSSTFLHNKLQADYAVASAQWQSRWNIPHPEVKQGYLERGTQWFETGESGQIRFHIQGESLQVSTLRQHYLTPWYRQMLRYGVE, from the coding sequence GTGGCTGTGACGGTTTTCGCCGTTAATGGTGAGAAATTACCCTTTTGGTCGCGCCCAACGCTGATTTTATATACACCACAACCTGTTGAATTCGGGGCAAAAGTTATTGCGCCAGTCACACTAAAAAAAGTGTTTGGTCGTTTAAATCAAGCGGGATTTGATAAGGAGAAGTATTACTTTTCTAATCGCTGGGTCGCACAGGCAAATATTGCTAGCAACGCCCATTTTATGGTCATAACAACGGGTAACTGGCGGGCTTGGCTATATCAGCGTTTAGGAACTCAATTCGACACCAGTGACTATCGCCGTTTTTATAATGCCTTGATATTTGGCGATAGGAATGGGTTGAGTTTTGAGGACTGGCGCGAACTAAAACAGACGGGGCTCTCTCATCTATTAGCGATTTCTGGTCTGCATGTGGGCATTATATTCGCGATTGTTTGGGGATTGTATCGTGCGTTGTTTGCCTTGGTCTGCCGGTATTACTTTGGTCGTTATCGGCTTAAGGTCGAGAAATATGGTCCGTTAGCGAATTTGGGTTGCAGTTTACTCGTGACATTGGGGTACTGCGCGCTTGCTCAGTTTGCGATACCGACGGTGCGGGCATTTATTATGCTCGCCATGTTATCACTGCTTCAGTGGCATGTGGTTCGAGTCAGCGCATTGTGCCTACTTGCTTGGTGTGCGGCGTTACTGGTCACGATGCTGCCTTTTTCCGCCGCGAGTACCAGTTTTTGGTTGTCGCTGTTTGCGGTGGCGAGTCTGATGTTTATTGCTCGTTTGGGACAAGCGCGTTTGACTTGGCTCGCGGTTGTGAAGACGCACTTATTTTTGTCAGTGGCATTTGTACCGATGAATCTATTGCTGTTCCAAGGTATCGCGCCGCTAATGTTTATCTATAACTTAATTTTTGTGCCTTGGTTTAGCTTTTGTTTGATGCCCGCAATGGTGCTTGCTGTCCTGTACTCTGTTGTATTTGAGCAAGCGAGTTGGGTTTGGGAGCTTGTTGATAGGTTATTTATTCCGATTGATTATGCATTGAGTCACACCGAAGGCGGCTGGCTAAGCTTACCGCCATATTGGGCGTGGATGGCGTTGGTGGGATTACTCGCCCTAACCCTGCATAAGTGGCTTCAGTTTCAATATGTGCTGGTGTTGCTCTTGGTATTTTACTTGAGTCGCGAAACCGCACACCAAGCAAAGTCAACAACAGTCAACTTTATGGATGTCGGTCACGGACTGGCGGTGGTGCTGCAACAAGGCAATCGGGCTGTGCTCTATGACACTGGTGCTAAATTCCAGCAGCGCTCAATCGCGAATGATGTTTTGACGCCAAGCCTGCGTAAAATGGGCGTGGACTATTTGGATGGCGTGATCATCAGTCACAGTGATAATGACCACGCCGGGGGTGTTCAGGACATTGTTGATACGTGGGCGCCTTCTTGGGTTATGAGACCGGATCCCAAACCGACTGAATTGCCATGTAAAAAAGGTCGGCAATGGCATTGGCGACAATTCGAGTTCTCAGTGTTTTGGCCGCCTGAAACGGTCACTCGGGCTTACAATCCTCATTCTTGTGTGGTTTTAGTTACCTATAGAGAAAACGATGCAAGCAACCCAGTAACCTTCCTGCTGACTGGGGATATTGAGAAAATAGCAGAAATCTTAGTGTTTCGAGAAACCGCTAAAACTCCTATCAATGTGCTTAGTGTCCCGCACCATGGTAGCCGAACTTCATCCTCAACGTTTTTACATAATAAACTACAGGCTGATTACGCCGTGGCGTCGGCTCAATGGCAATCGCGTTGGAACATTCCTCATCCGGAGGTCAAACAAGGCTATCTTGAACGCGGTACTCAATGGTTTGAAACGGGAGAGAGTGGTCAAATTCGCTTTCATATACAGGGTGAGTCACTGCAAGTTTCTACACTTCGACAACATTACCTCACGCCTTGGTATAGGCAGATGTTGCGTTACGGAGTAGAATAA
- the msbA gene encoding lipid A ABC transporter ATP-binding protein/permease MsbA: MSKNQDQTTLQTFKRLWTYIRDYKKGLVVAVIALVINAASDTYMISLLKPLLDEGFGNIESNFLQILPLIIIAMMFVRGLSGFVSTYCLSWVSGNVVMQLRRKVFNHFMHMPVSFFDRESTGGLLSRITYDSEQVAGATSRALVSIVREGASIIGLLGLMFWSSWKLSLVLLLVAPVVAWAIRIVSKRFRSISRNMQTSMGHMTTSAEQMLKGHKVVLSYGGQDVEKARFDNVSNKMRQQTMKMVAASAIANPTIQMIASTALVAVLYLASFDSVRSELTAGTFTVIFSAMFSLMRPLKSLTNVTADFQRGIAASQTLFGLIDLDTEKDTGTLETAKVKGDIKVTDVTFTYDGTEKPALRNVSFDLPAGKTIALVGRSGSGKSTIANLFTRFYDLDSGCIELDGHAIDEYKLTNLRQHFALVSQNVHLFNDTIANNIAYAAQDEYSREQIERAAKLAHAMEFVDRMEDGLDTMIGENGASLSGGQRQRVAIARALLRDAPVLILDEATSALDTESERAIQSALDELQKDKTVLVIAHRLSTIEEADEILVVEEGEIVERGDHATLLAAKGAYAQLHKIQFGVQ, from the coding sequence ATGTCGAAAAATCAAGACCAAACCACACTGCAGACCTTTAAGCGTTTATGGACTTATATCCGCGATTATAAAAAAGGCTTAGTGGTCGCCGTCATCGCGTTGGTCATTAACGCCGCCTCAGATACCTATATGATCTCGCTCCTAAAGCCTCTCCTTGATGAAGGTTTTGGTAATATTGAGTCAAACTTCTTGCAAATCTTACCACTGATTATTATTGCCATGATGTTTGTTCGTGGTTTGAGTGGTTTTGTCTCAACCTACTGCCTCAGCTGGGTGTCAGGCAATGTCGTGATGCAGTTGCGCCGTAAAGTGTTTAATCACTTTATGCATATGCCCGTCTCTTTCTTTGATAGGGAATCGACGGGGGGATTACTCTCTCGTATTACTTATGACTCCGAGCAGGTAGCGGGTGCCACCAGTCGAGCTTTGGTGAGCATCGTCCGTGAAGGGGCATCGATCATTGGCTTGTTAGGTTTGATGTTCTGGAGTAGCTGGAAGCTTTCACTGGTTTTGCTGCTTGTCGCGCCTGTGGTCGCCTGGGCAATTCGTATTGTATCAAAACGCTTCCGTAGTATTTCTCGTAATATGCAAACTTCGATGGGGCATATGACGACATCGGCAGAACAGATGCTGAAAGGTCATAAAGTGGTGTTAAGTTATGGTGGTCAAGACGTAGAAAAAGCGCGTTTTGACAACGTAAGTAATAAAATGCGCCAACAAACCATGAAGATGGTGGCGGCGTCGGCTATTGCTAACCCAACGATACAGATGATCGCTTCAACGGCACTCGTTGCCGTGTTGTATCTTGCCAGTTTTGATTCGGTTCGCAGTGAACTGACAGCGGGTACCTTTACCGTTATTTTCTCAGCCATGTTCTCATTAATGCGACCATTGAAGTCATTAACCAATGTCACGGCGGATTTCCAACGTGGTATTGCCGCGAGCCAGACCTTGTTTGGTCTTATCGATCTTGATACTGAAAAAGACACGGGCACGTTAGAAACCGCTAAAGTGAAAGGCGACATTAAAGTCACTGATGTGACCTTTACCTATGACGGGACGGAAAAGCCAGCATTGAGAAATGTCAGCTTCGATCTGCCAGCAGGTAAAACCATCGCCTTGGTAGGTCGTTCCGGTTCGGGCAAAAGCACCATCGCCAACCTGTTTACTCGTTTCTATGATCTCGATAGTGGTTGTATTGAACTGGACGGTCACGCTATCGACGAATATAAGCTGACTAACCTACGTCAACACTTTGCTCTGGTCTCGCAAAATGTGCATCTGTTTAACGATACGATTGCGAATAACATCGCGTATGCGGCGCAAGATGAATACAGCCGTGAACAGATTGAACGAGCGGCTAAGTTAGCTCACGCGATGGAGTTTGTTGATCGCATGGAAGACGGTCTTGATACCATGATTGGTGAAAATGGAGCCAGCTTGTCGGGTGGTCAACGTCAACGTGTCGCCATTGCCCGCGCGTTATTGCGTGATGCTCCGGTGCTGATCCTTGATGAAGCGACATCAGCTTTGGATACCGAATCTGAACGTGCGATTCAGTCAGCGTTAGATGAACTACAAAAAGATAAAACCGTACTGGTTATCGCCCACCGTTTATCGACCATCGAAGAAGCCGACGAAATACTGGTTGTCGAAGAAGGTGAGATTGTTGAGCGTGGCGATCATGCGACGCTACTCGCAGCAAAAGGTGCCTATGCGCAATTGCATAAGATTCAGTTTGGTGTCCAGTAG
- the lpxK gene encoding tetraacyldisaccharide 4'-kinase codes for MVEKLWFENHPIRYLLWPLLWPLSRLYLLIAKQRRARYQSGSKVRYKASVPVIVVGNITAGGNGKTPMVIWLIEQLQAQGYKPGVVSRGYGGKAERYPLVVEEGTRTSQSGDEPKLIYNRTQVPVVVDPVRSNAVKQVEQMGVDVVITDDGLQHYALDRSFEIVVVDGKRRFGNQQIIPLGPLRESTERLDEVDLIVVNGGQSQRTDEKCFVLNAELAKNLLTGEVLPLSGLGSLAAFAGIGHPPRFLDTLNSLHANVQRFEPFSDHHDFTQQEIMALAQGMDNVVMTEKDAVKCRAFAQDNWWYLPVSAQFSQQDSQQILQQIGKVIESYGSSTT; via the coding sequence GTGGTTGAAAAACTTTGGTTTGAAAACCATCCCATCCGTTATCTTCTATGGCCACTATTGTGGCCATTAAGTCGTCTTTATCTATTGATTGCCAAGCAGCGCCGAGCCCGTTATCAATCGGGCAGTAAAGTGCGCTATAAAGCCAGCGTACCGGTGATTGTTGTTGGCAACATCACCGCTGGGGGAAATGGTAAAACCCCAATGGTTATCTGGCTGATAGAGCAACTGCAGGCGCAGGGTTATAAACCGGGTGTGGTTTCGCGAGGCTATGGTGGCAAAGCAGAGCGTTATCCGCTCGTGGTCGAGGAGGGTACTCGTACTTCACAATCTGGCGATGAACCCAAGCTTATCTATAACCGAACCCAAGTTCCTGTGGTGGTCGACCCTGTTCGCAGTAATGCGGTGAAACAAGTCGAGCAGATGGGCGTTGATGTGGTGATTACTGACGATGGACTACAACACTATGCATTAGATCGTAGCTTTGAAATCGTGGTGGTTGATGGCAAACGTAGATTCGGTAATCAACAAATAATTCCACTAGGTCCGTTGCGAGAGAGCACAGAGCGTCTTGATGAAGTCGATTTGATCGTCGTCAATGGTGGTCAAAGCCAGCGTACGGACGAGAAATGTTTCGTATTGAATGCTGAGCTGGCGAAAAACTTGCTGACGGGGGAAGTGCTGCCATTATCAGGGCTGGGTTCATTAGCTGCTTTTGCTGGTATTGGACATCCGCCGCGATTTTTGGACACCCTCAATAGTTTGCATGCCAACGTTCAGCGCTTTGAGCCTTTTTCTGATCACCATGATTTTACTCAACAAGAGATCATGGCGTTGGCTCAAGGTATGGATAATGTCGTCATGACAGAAAAAGACGCGGTGAAGTGTCGCGCATTTGCACAAGATAATTGGTGGTATCTGCCTGTTTCAGCCCAATTTTCACAGCAGGATAGTCAGCAGATATTGCAACAAATAGGAAAGGTAATAGAAAGTTATGGATCATCGACTACTTGA
- a CDS encoding Trm112 family protein, which translates to MDHRLLEIVACPVCKGKLTFDKVQQELICKLDRLAYPIKEGIPVLLEDEARAMTMDEGR; encoded by the coding sequence ATGGATCATCGACTACTTGAAATTGTCGCTTGCCCAGTGTGTAAGGGTAAACTGACCTTTGATAAGGTGCAGCAAGAACTCATTTGTAAACTCGATCGTTTGGCGTATCCCATCAAAGAGGGGATTCCGGTTTTGCTTGAAGACGAAGCTCGAGCTATGACCATGGATGAGGGCAGATAA
- the kdsB gene encoding 3-deoxy-manno-octulosonate cytidylyltransferase: MAFTVIIPARYQSSRLPGKPLADIGGMPMVQHVYQKALASGAERVVVATDDERVQQAVKAFGGEVCMTSPDHESGTERLAEVVKLLGLSADQIVVNVQGDEPLIPSSIIGQVATNLEQSVAPMATLAVEISEPDEVFNPNAVKVVTDEQGYALYFSRATIPWDRDAYANGDKPRAVQPLMRHIGIYAYRAGFINTYVSWQPSALERIESLEQLRVLWYGEKIHVAVAKEAPPAGVDTPADLQHVRAIVAATK; this comes from the coding sequence ATGGCTTTTACAGTGATCATTCCCGCTCGCTACCAGTCGTCTCGACTACCGGGTAAGCCGTTGGCGGATATTGGTGGTATGCCAATGGTTCAACATGTCTATCAAAAGGCGTTGGCGTCGGGTGCAGAGCGAGTGGTTGTTGCGACAGATGATGAACGTGTACAGCAAGCGGTTAAAGCGTTTGGTGGCGAGGTCTGCATGACATCACCCGATCATGAGTCAGGCACCGAACGTCTGGCTGAAGTGGTTAAACTATTGGGTTTGTCTGCGGATCAGATTGTGGTCAATGTGCAAGGTGATGAACCATTAATTCCGTCTTCGATCATCGGTCAAGTCGCAACGAACCTTGAGCAAAGTGTCGCTCCAATGGCAACATTAGCCGTGGAGATTAGTGAACCAGACGAGGTGTTCAACCCCAATGCCGTTAAGGTCGTCACCGATGAGCAAGGTTATGCTTTGTATTTCAGCCGAGCAACCATCCCATGGGATCGTGACGCCTACGCTAATGGAGATAAACCCCGTGCTGTTCAGCCACTCATGCGACATATTGGCATTTATGCCTACCGCGCTGGTTTTATCAATACCTATGTCTCATGGCAGCCAAGTGCGCTTGAGAGAATAGAGAGCCTAGAGCAGCTTCGCGTGCTTTGGTATGGCGAGAAAATCCATGTCGCTGTGGCAAAAGAGGCACCGCCAGCAGGCGTCGATACGCCAGCTGATTTGCAACACGTGCGAGCGATTGTTGCAGCGACAAAGTAG
- a CDS encoding pseudouridine synthase: MTRQLVANKNTSNTRSTSKRFKHNPKSNPSNGAKKSQADKAKPTVSKENRKVVIFNKPFDTLSQFTDGDGRQTLADFIPIKEIYAAGRLDRDSEGLMVLTNDGILQAKLTQPNSKSPKTYWVQVDGAPDEQALDKLRKGVVLKDGPTLPAQVAVIDEPKVWDRHPPVRFRANIPTTWLSITIVEGRNRQVRRMTANIGFPTLRLIRASIGAFELNDLASGEWQQLDHSHPALKGL; encoded by the coding sequence ATGACGCGACAGTTAGTAGCAAACAAAAACACATCAAACACACGCTCCACCAGCAAGCGTTTTAAACACAATCCGAAGAGCAACCCGTCGAACGGAGCAAAAAAATCTCAAGCCGATAAAGCAAAACCAACGGTGTCAAAAGAGAATCGTAAGGTGGTGATTTTCAACAAGCCATTCGACACTCTGAGCCAATTTACTGACGGCGATGGGCGACAAACATTGGCAGACTTTATCCCGATTAAAGAGATTTACGCTGCGGGACGTTTAGACCGTGACAGTGAAGGTTTAATGGTGCTCACCAACGATGGTATTTTGCAGGCTAAACTCACCCAACCCAATTCAAAATCCCCTAAAACCTATTGGGTACAAGTGGATGGTGCGCCCGATGAACAAGCTCTAGACAAACTCCGTAAAGGGGTGGTTTTGAAAGATGGTCCAACCTTACCCGCTCAGGTAGCCGTCATCGATGAACCCAAGGTATGGGATCGTCATCCACCCGTGCGTTTTCGAGCCAACATTCCAACCACTTGGCTAAGCATTACCATTGTTGAGGGTCGAAACCGACAAGTTCGCCGTATGACCGCCAATATTGGTTTTCCGACTCTGCGCTTGATCCGTGCTTCTATTGGTGCGTTTGAGTTGAATGATCTCGCGAGTGGAGAGTGGCAACAACTCGATCACTCTCACCCTGCTCTAAAAGGCTTGTAA
- a CDS encoding NADP-dependent isocitrate dehydrogenase produces MPQEKPTIIYTITDEAPALATYSLLPIIQSFTASSGISVETRDISLAGRIIANFPEHLTQEQRIGDALTELGDLAKTPEANIIKLPNISASIPQLKAAIKELQDNGYDLPDYPEEPATYEQEAIKATYDKIKGSAVNPVLREGNSDRRAPLSVKNYAKKNPHSMGAWASDSKSHVSSMESNDFFGSEKSVTVAEATEVSIQFSAQSGQTKVLKAPFAIQSGEIIDASVMNKNALVRFFEQQIEEAKQQDVLLSLHMKATMMKVSDPVIFGYAVKVYYKEVFAKHGALFEELGVDVNNGIGDVYAKIAALPQDTKAEIEADLQAVYETQPPLAMVDSDRGITNLHVPSDIIVDASMPAMLRSSGQMWGPDGKQKDTKAMIPDRSYASIYQAVIDFCKKNGAFDPTTMGSVPNVGLMAQKAEEYGSHDKTFILSEAGTVSVIDAQGAVLIEQPVEEGDIFRMCQVKDAPIQDWVKLAVTRARASETPAVFWLDENRAHDAQLIAKVNQYLPNHDTAGLDIHIMAPLEATEFSLERIHKGEDTISVTGNVLRDYLTDLFPILELGTSAKMLSIVPLMNGGGLFETGAGGSAPKHVQQVQKENHLRWDSLGEFLALAASLEHLSTITGNAKADVLAKALDSATGEFLNNNKSPSRKVGELDNRGSHFYLAMYWAQALAVQTEDAELAKEFAPIAQQLATNEEKIVAELNNAQGIVGDIGGYYQPDEAKAAPLMRPSATLNAIVG; encoded by the coding sequence ATGCCTCAAGAAAAGCCAACCATTATCTACACCATTACTGATGAAGCTCCAGCTTTAGCGACGTATTCTTTGCTGCCTATCATTCAGTCGTTTACCGCCTCGTCAGGAATCAGTGTTGAAACAAGGGATATCTCACTTGCTGGTCGAATCATTGCTAACTTTCCAGAACATTTAACGCAAGAGCAACGCATTGGTGACGCATTGACTGAACTCGGTGATCTCGCCAAGACACCGGAAGCGAACATCATTAAGTTGCCAAATATCTCGGCTTCTATCCCTCAGCTGAAAGCCGCGATTAAAGAGCTGCAAGATAACGGTTATGATCTACCTGATTACCCAGAAGAGCCAGCCACTTACGAACAAGAAGCGATTAAAGCGACTTACGACAAGATCAAAGGCAGTGCGGTAAACCCAGTGCTACGTGAAGGTAACTCTGATCGTCGTGCACCGCTGTCTGTTAAGAACTACGCGAAGAAAAACCCGCACTCAATGGGTGCTTGGGCAAGCGATTCAAAATCTCATGTCTCTAGCATGGAATCGAACGACTTTTTTGGTAGCGAGAAATCGGTCACTGTCGCAGAAGCCACCGAGGTGAGCATTCAATTCTCGGCGCAATCAGGTCAAACTAAAGTCCTTAAAGCGCCATTTGCTATCCAATCTGGTGAGATCATTGATGCTTCAGTGATGAACAAAAACGCTTTAGTGCGCTTTTTTGAGCAACAGATTGAAGAAGCGAAACAGCAAGACGTTCTGCTGTCGTTGCATATGAAAGCAACTATGATGAAAGTGTCTGATCCCGTGATCTTCGGTTACGCGGTAAAAGTGTACTACAAAGAGGTGTTTGCGAAGCACGGTGCACTATTTGAAGAGCTCGGTGTTGATGTGAACAACGGCATTGGCGATGTGTATGCCAAGATTGCAGCGCTGCCTCAAGATACCAAAGCAGAGATTGAAGCAGATCTGCAAGCGGTTTATGAAACACAGCCACCATTGGCGATGGTTGATTCAGATCGCGGTATCACCAACCTACACGTACCTAGTGATATCATTGTTGATGCTTCTATGCCCGCCATGCTGCGTTCTTCTGGTCAAATGTGGGGACCAGATGGTAAGCAAAAAGATACTAAGGCGATGATCCCTGACCGCAGCTATGCAAGTATTTATCAAGCGGTGATCGACTTCTGTAAGAAAAACGGCGCTTTTGATCCAACGACGATGGGCAGTGTTCCAAACGTTGGCTTAATGGCTCAGAAAGCAGAAGAGTACGGCTCGCACGACAAGACCTTCATCTTATCAGAAGCGGGTACAGTAAGCGTGATTGACGCTCAAGGCGCGGTGCTGATTGAACAACCTGTTGAGGAAGGCGATATCTTCCGTATGTGTCAGGTGAAAGATGCACCAATCCAAGATTGGGTGAAATTAGCGGTAACACGTGCACGCGCTTCTGAAACGCCAGCGGTATTCTGGTTGGATGAAAATCGTGCTCATGACGCTCAACTGATTGCGAAAGTAAACCAGTACTTACCAAACCATGATACCGCAGGCTTAGATATTCATATCATGGCTCCATTAGAAGCGACAGAGTTCTCTCTTGAGCGAATTCACAAAGGCGAAGACACGATCTCAGTAACCGGTAACGTATTACGTGATTACCTGACGGACTTGTTCCCAATTCTAGAGCTAGGAACCTCCGCTAAAATGCTGTCGATTGTTCCGCTGATGAATGGCGGTGGTCTGTTTGAAACAGGTGCCGGTGGTTCAGCGCCTAAGCACGTACAGCAGGTTCAAAAAGAAAACCACTTACGTTGGGACTCATTGGGAGAGTTCTTAGCGCTAGCAGCGTCTCTAGAGCATCTATCGACCATTACTGGCAACGCCAAAGCCGATGTATTAGCGAAAGCGTTAGATTCGGCAACGGGTGAGTTCTTGAACAACAATAAATCACCATCCCGTAAAGTCGGTGAGCTGGATAATCGCGGTTCGCACTTCTACTTGGCAATGTATTGGGCGCAAGCGCTTGCGGTTCAGACCGAAGATGCAGAATTGGCGAAAGAGTTTGCGCCAATCGCGCAGCAGTTAGCGACTAACGAAGAGAAGATTGTTGCAGAGCTGAATAATGCACAGGGAATCGTGGGTGACATCGGTGGTTACTACCAGCCAGATGAGGCAAAAGCAGCGCCTCTGATGCGTCCAAGTGCAACACTAAATGCAATTGTTGGCTAG
- the cspD gene encoding cold shock domain-containing protein CspD → MATGTVKWFNNAKGFGFICPEGGDGDIFAHYSTINMDGYRTLKAGQQVNYELEEGPKGYHASSVTPVEGDAAK, encoded by the coding sequence ATGGCTACAGGTACAGTAAAATGGTTCAACAATGCTAAAGGGTTTGGGTTTATTTGTCCTGAGGGAGGAGACGGTGACATCTTTGCTCACTACTCAACCATTAATATGGATGGATATCGTACCCTGAAAGCAGGACAGCAAGTTAATTACGAATTGGAAGAAGGACCAAAAGGTTACCACGCCAGTTCTGTCACGCCGGTAGAAGGCGACGCTGCCAAGTAG
- the clpS gene encoding ATP-dependent Clp protease adapter ClpS, whose translation MSRNFEWVTPDSDLLEKEETKVEPPAMYNVILNNDDYTPMDFVVEILERFFSLDGDKATQVMLTVHYEGKAVCGTYTSEVAETKVAQVTMYSREHEHPLLCTMEKA comes from the coding sequence ATGAGTAGAAATTTTGAATGGGTGACTCCAGACTCAGATTTATTGGAGAAGGAAGAAACTAAGGTTGAACCGCCGGCGATGTATAACGTCATTTTGAACAACGATGATTACACACCGATGGATTTTGTAGTCGAAATCTTGGAACGCTTTTTTTCACTCGACGGAGACAAGGCGACACAGGTAATGCTAACAGTGCATTACGAAGGCAAAGCAGTCTGTGGCACTTACACATCAGAAGTCGCTGAAACCAAAGTAGCTCAAGTGACCATGTATTCACGGGAACACGAACA